A stretch of Bradyrhizobium sp. CCBAU 53338 DNA encodes these proteins:
- a CDS encoding DUF3828 domain-containing protein, with translation MLTRRSLIAASLLVAAKPAFAQAPAASDPVSILTAIYTRAAKGKGDGGAAFVTENKAAKAKYLSKALVALWAKADAHTPKGDVGPIDFDPVTNSQEPDVKSFKVDAEKTETDKAKLAVTITGHRNDRKPADQIVRYDFVLEAGSWKIDDIKGSSDGEAWSIRKMLTDSLKN, from the coding sequence ATGCTCACCCGCCGCAGCCTCATTGCCGCCTCTCTCCTCGTCGCCGCCAAGCCGGCCTTCGCTCAGGCCCCCGCCGCCAGCGACCCCGTTTCCATCCTGACGGCAATCTACACCCGCGCCGCCAAGGGCAAGGGCGACGGTGGCGCGGCCTTCGTCACCGAGAACAAGGCGGCCAAAGCGAAATATCTTTCCAAGGCGCTGGTTGCGCTGTGGGCCAAGGCGGACGCGCACACGCCGAAGGGCGATGTCGGGCCGATCGACTTCGATCCGGTGACCAATTCGCAGGAACCGGACGTGAAGTCGTTCAAGGTTGACGCGGAGAAGACGGAGACCGACAAGGCGAAGCTTGCGGTGACAATCACCGGCCACCGCAACGACCGCAAACCCGCCGACCAGATCGTGCGCTACGACTTCGTGCTCGAAGCCGGCAGCTGGAAGATCGACGACATCAAGGGCTCCTCCGACGGCGAAGCCTGGTCGATCCGCAAGATGCTGACGGACTCGCTGAAGAACTGA
- a CDS encoding SPW repeat protein, with product MLLGALIVASPWFPIQDQSGIAGQQTIVVNAVVVGLVIFGLSQLEYVALQRWQEAATILIGLWLIVSPYVLGYSGEGFLRIYHTSLGGVAVVLGVLQLWQDWDLNDQDMLKHGQ from the coding sequence ATGCTGCTCGGCGCGCTGATTGTCGCCTCGCCGTGGTTTCCCATCCAGGATCAATCTGGGATCGCGGGGCAGCAGACGATCGTCGTGAACGCGGTCGTAGTCGGGCTCGTCATATTTGGCCTCAGCCAGCTCGAATATGTCGCCTTGCAGCGCTGGCAGGAGGCCGCGACGATCCTGATCGGGCTGTGGCTCATCGTTTCGCCCTACGTGCTCGGCTATTCCGGCGAAGGTTTTCTCAGAATCTACCACACGAGTCTCGGCGGGGTCGCAGTAGTCCTCGGCGTGCTCCAGCTGTGGCAGGACTGGGACCTGAATGATCAGGATATGCTGAAGCACGGGCAATAG
- a CDS encoding DUF3597 domain-containing protein, producing the protein MSIFGKIMGAIFGSHAASATPAGGAPAGSTPAPAGAAPGGSAPASAPAAAPAATVDVAAIVDKAAAAHKGEKLEWRTSIVDLMKALDVDSSLAARKDLAKELGYTGDTNDSATMNVWLHKQVMSKLAANGGKLPPEIKH; encoded by the coding sequence ATGAGCATTTTCGGGAAAATCATGGGCGCAATCTTCGGTAGCCATGCGGCTTCCGCGACGCCCGCCGGCGGCGCACCCGCGGGCAGCACGCCTGCGCCCGCAGGAGCCGCGCCGGGCGGATCGGCGCCAGCGTCTGCGCCCGCCGCAGCGCCGGCTGCAACTGTGGATGTTGCGGCGATCGTCGACAAGGCCGCCGCCGCGCACAAGGGCGAGAAGCTGGAATGGCGGACCTCGATCGTCGACCTGATGAAGGCCCTCGACGTCGATTCGAGCCTGGCTGCGCGCAAGGACCTCGCCAAGGAGCTCGGCTACACCGGCGACACGAACGACTCCGCCACCATGAACGTCTGGCTGCACAAGCAGGTGATGTCCAAGCTCGCCGCCAATGGCGGCAAGCTGCCGCCTGAAATCAAGCACTGA
- a CDS encoding GNAT family N-acetyltransferase, with protein MSDVINNKAHHRYELEVEGYIATEHYKLDGNVITFEHTDVPKELGGKGVGSRLVQGALDQVRASGLRLIPQCPFVKAWIEKHPDYQDLVKR; from the coding sequence ATGAGCGACGTGATCAACAACAAAGCCCATCACCGCTACGAGCTGGAGGTGGAGGGCTACATCGCGACCGAACATTACAAGCTCGACGGCAACGTCATCACCTTCGAGCATACCGATGTGCCGAAGGAACTCGGCGGCAAAGGCGTCGGCTCGAGACTGGTGCAAGGCGCACTGGACCAGGTCCGCGCCAGCGGCCTGAGGCTGATCCCGCAATGCCCGTTCGTGAAGGCGTGGATCGAGAAGCACCCGGACTATCAGGACCTGGTGAAGAGATAA
- a CDS encoding GNAT family N-acetyltransferase: MAASVRDNKDSSRFELDVGSEIAFANYRLTPSAVIITHTETPRALRGRGIASELIKGALDIIRGDGRKVIAGCGFVVDYLDRHPENADLKA; the protein is encoded by the coding sequence ATGGCGGCATCGGTACGCGACAACAAGGACAGCAGCCGTTTCGAGCTCGATGTCGGCAGCGAGATCGCCTTCGCCAATTACCGGCTGACGCCCTCGGCCGTCATCATCACCCACACCGAGACGCCGCGCGCGCTGCGCGGCCGCGGCATTGCGTCCGAGCTGATCAAGGGCGCGCTCGATATCATCCGCGGCGACGGCAGAAAGGTGATCGCGGGCTGTGGCTTCGTGGTCGACTATCTCGACAGGCATCCGGAGAATGCGGATCTCAAGGCCTGA